The Archocentrus centrarchus isolate MPI-CPG fArcCen1 chromosome 7, fArcCen1, whole genome shotgun sequence genome window below encodes:
- the LOC115783358 gene encoding ladderlectin-like: EPRAAASIRKPLLSSKQQIPLETSWFLTLSSQTTCQSLGGHLASVHNEDEQMLIRQLAGTNTRTWIGGTLGRVWMWTDGSRFEYQAWYTVEPNNTGGNENCVEIINGGIYQGSYNFSRSNSKVISGICQNNYYWYLQALVIRLEHEASKSETCVLYSFTTHRHTIWGFH, translated from the exons GAGCCCCGAGCAGCTGCTTCTATAAGGAAACCTCTGCTCAGCTCCAAACAGCAGATACCGTTAGAGACGAGCTGGTTTCTCACTTTGTCTTCCCAGACTACCTGCCAGTCCCTCGGTGGGCATCTGGCCTCAGTCCACAACGAAGACGAACAAATGCTTATTAGGCAACTTGCTGGTACAAACACACGAACCTGGATTGGAGGCACG CTGGGACGGGTGTGGATGTGGACTGATGGATCACGGTTTGAGTATCAAGCATGGTATACAGTCGAGCCAAATAACACTGGAGGAAATGAAAACTGTGTAGAGATCATCAATGGCGGCATATATCAGGGTTCGTACAACTTTTCCAGATCAAATtcaaaagtgatttccggtatttgccaaaacAATTATTACTGGTATTTACAAGCGCTGGTCATAAGATTAGAACATGAAgcttcaaaaagtgaaacttgtgtattatattcattcactacacacagacacacaatctggggttttcattag